The Lemur catta isolate mLemCat1 chromosome 17, mLemCat1.pri, whole genome shotgun sequence genome segment AGGGAGCAGCCTGGACAAAGATCAGAAGCAGAGATTACCGATTTGTCAGAGGTGCTCCAGGAAAGCCACTGTGTCTGCAGCAGGAGAAGAGGGGCCTGGGGTGAGGTAGGAGGAGGGGCTGTGGCCTGCTGCATGGTCAAGGGCATAGGGAGGAGCCTGAGCTCTGTGCTTTGAGTAGGGGAAAGGCTTTTAAGCTAGGAGTAAGGTGATGAGATTTAcgtttttaaaagatgagactGGGTGCAGTGGGAACGTGGGGATGGAACTGAGGGAGCGTTTCCACGAAGCCAGTTGAACAAGGTTGGTGGAGACTTTTTATATACACCATCTCCTTCCATGAAAATGATAACCACCCCTCTGAGATTTAACATCCCTATTTATGCTTGGGGAAAccgaggttcagagaagttaaatgacaaGCCCAAGAGCACACTACCAGGAAGTGTCAGAGCTGAGATTCGAATCCAGATCTAACTGGAAAGCCAGCATTATTTCCCCTCCCAGAGATGTGTTAGAAttgggatggggagagggaacAAGGAGTCAGAGGGACAGCCCAGGATGCCACGATACACTGATGCTGTAGTAACTGTGTTCTTCTGTTTCTGCAGCTATGGAACCAAAATCCGGGCCCCTCATGCACTGGTCATGACCTTCCTCTTCCGGAGTGGCAGGTACCCACCCTCTGGATCCCTCTCAAACTGGGAGAGAATGTGGTCAGCCCTCAGGGCCAGGATGGCTGCAGTAGCTTCCTCCCCGAGTCTAGCCTGTCCCCCCGCCACACCTCCTAAAGTCTAACTCTGACCCTGTTCTCCCTGCTAAAACTCCCTTGTGTCCTCTAAAGAAGCCCAGCTTCCAGGCCTGGCCTTCAAGGCATTTTGCAGCCTGGCCTCGGCTGTATCCTCATTATGTCCACCCTGGGGACACACAACTCACCGCCATTCCGTGCAGTGCCATGTGTGGTTCTACCTCCACACATTTGCTCCTGCAGTACCCCCTTCCAGGAATGCCTTTCCTCTCTCACCCCACTTTGATTTCCCTCCTGGCAACCCATACCAGTTCTCTGAGGATCACTTCTTCTAGGAAGTTGTCCCTGATCTCTCCTCTCTCATTCAAGCATCATGGCCTTCCTCTGATCTCCATAAGTCTTCCCCTAAGGCACTTCTCAGAAAACATGTGCAGCCTAGTTGTTATGTGTGGACTCACATGGAGCTAACAGGAATCACAGGCTGACAGCCTACCAGCTACATCCAACTCAcaaggttttctttttgtatttttgtttttatttgttttgttttttccctccaaatcattttttaaaaattgaactccttcattcagcaaatgtttattgagcatctattatgtgccagacattattcTAGGTGTGGGGATATAGCAGTCAACAAAACAGACAATGATCCTGCCCTCCTAGAACTCACATTCCAGCAGGGGGTggcaaaaaagaaacacagtaaatAAGGAAAGTGTATGGTATGTTAGAAGGTGATATggctgtggaaaagaaaaaatagagcagGGCAAGAGGGAAAGGGGATGGGAGGTGCTGGGTGGAGGGGCAGGTTGCAAAATTAAATAGGGAAGGCCAACTTGAGAAAGTGACATTGGAGTAAAGACTTGCAGGAGATGAAAGGGTTGACCAAGTGGCTCTCAGGGGAAACAGTGCTCTAGGCTGCAAGGGGCTTGATGTGGGATCATGCCAGGTGAGTGTGAGGAGGCTGGAggtgagggtttttttgttttgttttgttttttggttttttttttttttttttgagacagagtcttgctctgtcacccggggtagagtgcagtggcatcattgtagctcactgcaatcttaaactcctggactcaagcaatcctcttgtctcagcctcccaagtagctgggactataggcggacgccacaatgcccagctaatttttctatttttagtagagacgaggtcttactcttgctcaggctgctctcctgagcttaagcaatcctcccgccctgacctcccagaatgctaggattacaggctgagcaTGGCACCAGGCCTAGAGGGGAGGGATTGAaggggagagaagacagagaggcGGGTCACAGCAGAAACCTACATTGGTTCTCTCCAGCTTTAGACCTTAGAGAAGAGAGGAGTTTGGCTTTTACCTTTAATCAGGAGATTGCTGTAAGATTTTGAGCAGGAGTGTGCCATTATTTGACTTAGGTTTTAACAGTGTGAAGGGTAAAAATTTGCTGCCAGGTTAAGAAGAGATTGGTATGggaggagggcggaggggccGCACAAAGGCAGAAGTAGGTTTACACTGGTGGCTGTGGCAATGATCCAAGTGAGCAGCGATGGTAGCTTGGACgttggtggtggcagtggaaggGAGAAGAGTGGTCAGTCTCTAGAAATGTTTTGAAGGCAGGATTAGTGCCTACATTTAAAAACTGGGAGATTTCACATGGTAATCCAGCTTTCTTGCCTTAGAACCAGCAACCCTGGGGCCCATGTTTGCCTGGGCCGAGAACCAGCTGCCTGGTGTCCCCACCCACCTGGCAGATTTCCACAGGGCCCAGTGGACCCACCTCGCTCAGTTATGGTCCTTGTCTAACCTTGAGGGCACTTGAGTTTGCCTTTCCTGAATTGAGGAGTACACTGTGTCCCTCTCCCTGCCGTCTCCTTGCTGCCCcctagtgatttttaaaacataaactgaATCACCTCCACTTAAAATGTTCACTTCTCGGAACGAAAACAAAACTCAGCATGGCTCTGCTGCCGCTGCCCCGCATCCTTCTCCTCACGCATTCTCTGCTGGAGGCCACCGTGGCTTCTCTCTGTTCCCTTACCGCCCACGCCCGGTCCCTCCTCAGGGCCCTCCGCTGTGCTGTGCCTGAGACACAACCCCCTACCCCTTGACCTCCTCTACATCTACTCTTTCCCATTCATCAGCTCGCTCCTCAAGGTCAAAGTTTAACCCTtcttttgtgattatttattttacatttcccaCTCGCATTGAAACATGAGCCCTACGAAGGTGGTGGGCAGACCTGTTTGTTCTCAGCATTGTGTCCCCAGATCCAGCACATTTCTTCACGTTTactcaagaaaatatttattagctgggcgatggtggctcatgcccataatcccagctactccgaagctgaggtgggaggatcacttgagcccaggagttcgagaacagcctggggaacatagtgagattttgtctctctaaatgaaaaaaggaatgaataaaaaaagtgattgaacacctactatatgaACACCTGTTCTGGGTCCTGAGGATAAACAAGCCAGATCTAGATACCACTTTCCAGTAGCTTgtcctgggtggggcaggggtgggggaagagaatAAACAAGCAAGTCAATGTCAGGTGGTGATAAAGAGAAGTAGGGTGAGAGGATGGGATGTGATGAGCATTCTTTTATATGGGATGATCAGGGAAGGCCTATCCGAGGAGGTGGCATTGAGTCAAGACCTGAACTAGGTGAGAGAGCAGCTCTGAGGACTTGGAGGGTAGAGGCATGGATTGAATGCGCATTGGCCATGACCTTCATGGCTGGTGCAGTTTGCATGCCCAGTGGGTAAACACCCTGGACCAGCTGGTCCTGCACTCATGTGGGACTCCCTGTGTTTGTGCAGCCTCCAGGAGAAGCTGTGGGCCATCCTGCAGGCCACGTACACCCACTCCCGGAACCTGGCCTGCTTTGTGTTCACCTACAAGGGTCTCTGTGCCCTGCAGTCCCGTGTGCAGGGCAAGACCTACCAATTTCACTCATTCCTGGCTGCCTTCATCGGGGGCATGCTGGTGTTTGGAGACAACAACAACATCAACAGCCAGGTAAAGATCCTCCCCTGAGGTGTGGTTGGGCCATGGGCCGTGGGTCAGGTATAGAGGTGAGGGATGGGGTTGAAGAAGATGAGCTCTTGGACCCTTCCATGTCTGAGGTCTGTGATTTTCCAGTCCCTCTGTGACCTTAGGAAGGTCACTTccccctcagtttccccatctgtcaaccAAGCAGCTCAATGAAATTCCATGATTCTGAAAATCTATGTACTGCTCTCTggagcagagatttttttttttttaaacttctctaaggagagcatggtggctcacacctgtaatcctagcactctggaaggcctaggcgggaggattgcttgagctcaggcgtttgaggttgcagtaagatacaatgacaccactgtacactacccggggcgacagagtgagactctgtcaatcaatcaatcactaTAGTAGctctcaaactttaaaaaaaacaactctctctagtgaaatgaagaaaaaaatgaccctGGAGTAAGGTTTTCatcaaagaaaatactaaaatccAAAAATTGTCTCTTACTCTGTGActtgtcctttttctgttttaaaattcccttttatagggaatgatgatgatgattgatGAGACCAAATACTAGTTgttgtattttactttatttttagagacagggtccctaAAATTAGccacgacgcctggctaatttttaaatttttttgtagagatgaggtcttgctatcttgcttgggctggtttcagactcctggcctcaaacaatcttcccaccttggcctcccaaagtgctgggattacaggcgtgagccaccgtgcctggtcatttttgcctattttctaactggattctttcttttttaaaccactgagttttgaggatttttaaaaatatatatattccagatactagtcctttgtcacACACATGTTTGTAAATATCTTCTCCTAGtttgtagcttttctttttatcatcttCTCATGGgctttcacagagaaaaaaaaaattttttttttgagatgggatcttgctatgttgcccaggctagtcttgaactcctggcttcaagtgatcctcctgctttggcctcccaaagtactaggattacgggcgtgagccactgcacctgacctcactgagaaaatgttttaatttcttatttttttagacatgaggtcttgctatgttacccactctggactcaaactcctgggcacaggtgatccttctgcctcaacgtcttgaatagctgggactataggtgtgtgctaccacacctggctcaaAATTTTAAGTtgtggctgggcatagtggctcacacctgtaatcttagcactttaggaagctgaggtggtaggaacacttgagaccaggagtttgagaccagcctgagcaacatagcaagacgttgtctctacaaaaaataaaaaaagttagtcAGGCGTAGTCATgagtgcttgtagtcccagccactcaggaggctgagacaggaggatggcttgagcccaggagtttgaggttgcagtgagctatgatgacaccacagcactctagcctggacaacagagcaagactctgtctcaaaaaaaaaaaaattgagtttgaTGAgatccaatttatcagtttttccttttatgggtcattttttcatttcagtttaccTCTTTGTTTTGAAGCATGTAAAGgtatcattcttttaaatttctaatgGAATAGAATAATAAAAGACATACATAGGAATATTAAAATGCCTGCTACATACCACTTCAAGTCCTCTTGCACATCCTCTTTGAAAAACACGATCAGTGCATGGGGGTGGGTAGGAAGAAGGTTCCCAGTGGCTTCGCCTACCAGTAATCCCCGTCATTCCCTCTCTGCAGATCAGCATGTACCTGTTGTCACGTGTCCTGTTTGCCCTGTGCCGCCTGGGTGTGGAGAAGGGCTACATCCCTGAGCCCAAGCGGGACTTGTTCCCGGTGTTCACTGCAGTGGTGTGGGGGCTCGTGCTGTGGCTCTTTGAGTATCACCGGCCCACGCTGCAGCCCTCACTGCAGTCCTCCATGACCTACCTCTATGATGACAGCAATGTCTGGCATGACATCTCAgacttcctcatctataacaaGAGCCGCCCCTCCAAGTAATACAGCCCCGAGGTGCTGTGGGGGCTTCTCTGCCCAAGTAGGCTCCAGGTAGCATCGGCTGCAGCTCAGGGTTTGGTACCATCAGCAAGCCCTCCCACAGGATACCACCTTCTCAAGATCATAGGCCTCAGACTCCAGCGTGTGTTATCCTGGGGTTCCACTGGCTGAAGTAAAAGCACTGATTTTCAAATCCCAGTAGGCACCCTTGAATGATGGAACAAGTGGCCGAATCAGGCTGAGGAGTCTTGGGCTTGGTTTCAGGTGTGCCGCTGACTTCTGTGAGACAGGGCAAGTCAcacagctctctgggcctcaggggtctttttttttttttttttttagatagagttgCTCAGTcgccccaggctagagtgcagtggcatcatcacagttcactgcagcctcaaattcctgggctcaagtgatcctcctgcctcagcctccctagtagttgggactacaggcataagccactacacctggctaatttttctatttttcgtagagaccggttctcgctcttgctcagggtagtctccaactcctgacttcaagtgatcctcccgcctcaacctcccagagtgctaggattacaggtgtgagccgccgcaCCTGGCCGCCTTAGGGATCATTGAGCTCAGAGGAAGGTCCTGAGGTCTCTTTCTGGTGGGTATGTTTCTTCTGACTGCTTTTATATCACAGAGGGCTCCTTGCTAATGGGCAGTGGGttagaaatacttaaaaaaaaaaaaccattaagtTCCTGACCTCAGGTGTTGTTCTATTGGAGGAGTTCTAAAGCTCCACTGTCCAGTAGAAACACGATGTGAGTCATGTAAGTGAGTACATTTTTTCTAGTAAccacatttgaaaaagaaacaggtaagaTTAAtcttaattatatacatatatattaacccagtatttctaaaatgttatttcaacataattaacaaaaaattaatattttgcattcttttttctgtACTTCAAAATCAGGTGTGTGTTTTACACAACACACCTCAATTTGGACCAACCATGTTTctagtgctcagtagccacatgtacCTAGTGGCCACCATATGAGCAACACAGATATAGAATACCTGTATTCCCAAAGAAGATTCTAGTGGACAGTGCAGATCTAGAGCTAGAGGACATGGGTTTCTGTCCTCATTCCACCACTGTGTAACCTTGGGGAAGGTTCTGGgcctctcagagcctcaatttatcataaaatgaggataatcatGCTACCTGGTGTCCACATTGGACTTTACAACTATAGCTGCTGCCACTAATACTAATTACTTCCCTTTAGTGAATTCCTACTTCCTCCTGGGTGCTTTGcacatattattatttattttttttattttttgagacagagtctcactctgttgcccaggctagagtgctgtggcggcagcctagcttacagcaacctcagactcctgggctcaacctatcctcctgcctcagcttcccgagtggctgggactacggatgcgtgccaccacactcagctaatttttctatttagtagagatgggctcttgctcaggctggtctcaaaatcctgagctcaagtgatcctcccacctcagccttgcagagtgctaggattataggcgtgagccactgtgcctggctgtaCATACTATTTTTAATCCATGCAATAACCTTGCAGGTATGTGTTTtgatccctattttatagatgcagaaactgagggtGAGACAGgagagtaacttgcccaaggtaataCGACTCATATGACAGCCTAATCAGAATTTCAAGCCAGAtctgtctgatttcaaagcccatGTTTTTTTTCAGTGCCTTGCTTCAAATTTAGAAATGAAGCTATACTATGCAAATGTTAGCTAGTTATAGGATCTGGGCCAGAAGGGGGTGTAAACTGAAATGCCTACAGGGGCCTGCCGTGGCATAAATGGAAGTGTTCAGGGTGCTATGCAGTAGGGAGTGATGGGGACATAGTAAACTGGAGGCTTGTGTGCCAGTCTGATGCTTTAAAACCACCATGCTAGACAAATTAAACAAGTCTCCAGGAAAATTTTGTCTATGGGCTACCAATTTGAGACCCTTGGTCTAGCAGGTacacttctattaatatattttccccaccagtctcatttttttctttccagcatattacgggggtacaaatgtttaggttacatatattgcctttgccccacacaagtcagaccttcaagtgtgtgtgtctatcccccagacagtgcacactgcacccattaggtgtcaacgtacccatcctctcctccctccccacctgcctgacacccgatgaatgttactactatacgtgCACATAAGTactgatcag includes the following:
- the PXMP4 gene encoding peroxisomal membrane protein 4 isoform X2 is translated as MAAPPQLRALLLAVNTLLRKRRYHAALAMVKGFRNGAVLQEKLWAILQATYTHSRNLACFVFTYKGLCALQSRVQGKTYQFHSFLAAFIGGMLVFGDNNNINSQISMYLLSRVLFALCRLGVEKGYIPEPKRDLFPVFTAVVWGLVLWLFEYHRPTLQPSLQSSMTYLYDDSNVWHDISDFLIYNKSRPSK
- the PXMP4 gene encoding peroxisomal membrane protein 4 isoform X1, with protein sequence MAAPPQLRALLLAVNTLLRKRRYHAALAMVKGFRNGAVYGTKIRAPHALVMTFLFRSGSLQEKLWAILQATYTHSRNLACFVFTYKGLCALQSRVQGKTYQFHSFLAAFIGGMLVFGDNNNINSQISMYLLSRVLFALCRLGVEKGYIPEPKRDLFPVFTAVVWGLVLWLFEYHRPTLQPSLQSSMTYLYDDSNVWHDISDFLIYNKSRPSK